A genome region from Nocardia sp. NBC_00565 includes the following:
- a CDS encoding aldehyde dehydrogenase family protein, protein MPSQDTEPVGDQAATTAVTKRLLIDGQLIATEQTFESLNPATGEVYGYAPDATLAHTEAAIAAARRAFDTTTWSTDVEFRARCLDQLHRVLRENVEDLRELTIAEVGATRMLTHANQLEVPIEIARYYADLLPEYQLTEDLGEIESRGLRHRRWVEKEAAGVVSAIVAYNYPHQLALAKLMPALAAGCTVVLKAAPDTPLATLALGELIAEHTDIPPGVVNVLSSTDVATGKLMTTHPDVDLITFTGSTPVGRQIMAAASESLKRVFLELGGKSAMVLLDDAEFKSAAQFAAFTICSHAGQGCALTSRLLVPRQHHDEIVELVAANFARVSYGDPGNPKTYMGPLISARQRDKVHGLVERAVAAGAKLVAGGTKVDPGFFYAPTLLAGVDPDSEIAQEEVFGPVLVVIPFDDEDDAVRIANNSIYGLSGAVFSADADRALALARRIRSGTFSINGGNYFGPDAPFGGYKQSGIGRESGVAGLEEFLESKTYAAVIA, encoded by the coding sequence ATGCCATCCCAGGACACCGAGCCGGTAGGCGACCAAGCGGCGACCACGGCAGTCACCAAACGGCTTCTCATCGATGGGCAGCTCATCGCGACCGAGCAGACGTTCGAATCGCTCAATCCCGCCACGGGCGAGGTATACGGCTACGCGCCGGACGCGACGCTCGCGCACACCGAGGCGGCGATCGCCGCCGCGCGCCGGGCCTTCGACACCACCACCTGGTCGACGGATGTCGAGTTCCGCGCCCGCTGCCTCGACCAGCTGCATCGGGTGTTGCGCGAGAACGTGGAGGATCTGCGCGAGTTGACCATCGCGGAGGTCGGGGCCACTCGCATGCTCACCCACGCCAATCAGCTCGAAGTTCCGATCGAGATCGCCCGCTACTACGCCGATCTGCTGCCGGAGTATCAGCTGACCGAGGACCTCGGTGAGATCGAATCCCGTGGCCTGCGGCACCGCCGGTGGGTCGAAAAGGAAGCCGCCGGAGTCGTTTCCGCGATCGTGGCCTACAACTATCCGCATCAGCTGGCGCTGGCCAAGTTGATGCCCGCCCTGGCCGCAGGCTGCACGGTCGTGCTCAAGGCCGCCCCGGACACCCCGTTGGCCACGCTCGCTCTGGGCGAGCTGATCGCCGAACACACCGATATTCCGCCCGGCGTGGTGAACGTGTTGTCCTCCACCGATGTGGCGACCGGCAAACTGATGACCACCCATCCGGACGTGGATCTGATCACCTTCACCGGCTCGACCCCGGTTGGCCGCCAGATCATGGCGGCGGCGAGCGAATCGCTCAAGCGCGTCTTCCTGGAGCTCGGCGGCAAGTCCGCGATGGTGCTGCTCGACGATGCCGAATTCAAGTCCGCGGCCCAGTTCGCGGCCTTCACCATCTGCAGTCACGCCGGGCAGGGCTGTGCGCTCACCTCGCGGCTGTTGGTGCCGCGGCAGCATCATGACGAGATCGTCGAGTTGGTCGCGGCCAATTTCGCGCGGGTCAGCTACGGCGATCCCGGTAACCCGAAAACGTATATGGGCCCGTTGATCAGCGCGCGCCAGCGAGACAAGGTGCACGGCCTGGTCGAGCGCGCGGTCGCGGCCGGGGCGAAGCTGGTAGCCGGCGGAACGAAGGTCGATCCGGGCTTCTTCTACGCCCCGACTCTGCTCGCCGGTGTGGACCCGGACAGCGAAATCGCGCAGGAAGAGGTCTTCGGACCGGTACTCGTCGTCATCCCCTTCGACGACGAGGACGATGCCGTGCGGATCGCCAACAACTCCATCTATGGTCTGTCCGGCGCGGTGTTCAGCGCGGACGCCGACCGTGCGCTCGCGCTCGCTCGGCGGATCCGCAGCGGCACCTTCAGCATCAACGGCGGCAACTACTTCGGTCCCGACGCCCCGTTCGGCGGCTACAAACAG
- a CDS encoding SDR family NAD(P)-dependent oxidoreductase, translating to MKTAVVTGGGSGIGLAIAHRLRADGYHVATLDLRPTETEFAHTADVSDRTQVQAALEAIRAQLGPVTVLVNAAGLDGVKRFGKLTFEEWHRVIDVNLNGVFHCIQAVLPDMREAGWGRIVNISSSSAHSGQPFMSHYVSAKSAVNGLTKSLALELGPWGITVNAVPPGFVDTPMLRKAEAANLLGGTIEEHIQRTPVRRVGRPEDIAAACSFLISEEAGYITGQILGVNGGRNT from the coding sequence ATGAAAACCGCAGTAGTCACCGGAGGCGGATCCGGAATCGGCCTGGCCATCGCGCACCGGCTGCGCGCCGATGGCTATCACGTCGCCACCCTCGACCTGCGGCCGACCGAAACAGAATTCGCGCACACCGCCGACGTCTCCGACCGTACCCAGGTGCAGGCCGCGCTCGAGGCGATCCGCGCACAACTCGGCCCGGTCACGGTCCTGGTCAACGCGGCGGGCCTGGACGGCGTCAAGCGCTTCGGCAAGCTCACCTTCGAAGAGTGGCACCGGGTGATCGATGTCAACCTCAACGGCGTTTTCCATTGCATCCAGGCTGTGCTGCCCGATATGCGGGAGGCCGGCTGGGGGCGCATCGTGAATATCTCGTCCTCCAGCGCGCATTCGGGCCAGCCGTTCATGTCGCACTATGTCTCGGCCAAATCGGCGGTCAACGGGCTGACCAAATCGCTGGCACTCGAGCTCGGGCCGTGGGGCATCACCGTCAACGCGGTACCGCCCGGATTCGTCGACACCCCCATGCTGCGCAAGGCCGAAGCCGCCAACCTCCTCGGCGGAACGATCGAAGAACACATTCAGCGCACCCCGGTGCGGCGCGTCGGACGTCCCGAAGATATCGCCGCCGCCTGTTCGTTCCTGATCTCCGAGGAGGCCGGCTACATCACCGGTCAGATCCTCGGCGTCAACGGCGGCCGCAACACCTAG